In one window of Poriferisphaera corsica DNA:
- a CDS encoding DNA modification methylase — protein MAKREQVMKIELRRLDEVVPYERNPRLNDMAVGAVAESLRAFGFRQPIVVDADGVIVAGHTRWKAAQKLGLVKVPVHVATDLTDSQIRAYRIADNKSGELAEWDMEILPIELTELNGDFDFESFGFGEKELTQLLEEGGGIQQGLTDPDEIPEPPDEAVTQSGDIWQLGDHRLMCGDSGSESDLGRLLDGQVIDLVLSDPPYNVKVEPRSNNAIAAGLSSFPASGGGHHQKLDVQRHPEKANATHKKLRAKDRPLENDFISDDEFDQLLLDWFGNASRVLKSGGSFYIWGGYANLGNYPKPLVESGLYFSQAVVWDKQHPVLTRKDMMGSFELCFYGWKVGAGHSFYGPNNATDLWHVKKVSPQSMVHLTEKPVELAVRAIQYSSKRGENVLDLFGGSGSTLIGCEQTERKAYLMEFDPLYCDVIVKRWEMFTGKKAVRLERMAGQ, from the coding sequence ATGGCGAAACGTGAGCAGGTGATGAAAATTGAACTTCGAAGGTTGGATGAGGTGGTGCCTTACGAACGTAACCCCCGGCTCAATGACATGGCGGTGGGCGCGGTGGCTGAATCGTTGCGCGCGTTTGGGTTCAGACAGCCGATTGTGGTGGATGCGGATGGCGTGATTGTTGCAGGCCACACCCGATGGAAGGCGGCGCAGAAGCTGGGGCTTGTGAAAGTACCGGTGCATGTGGCAACTGACCTCACCGATAGTCAAATTCGCGCTTATCGCATTGCTGATAACAAGAGCGGCGAACTGGCAGAGTGGGACATGGAGATCCTGCCGATTGAATTAACGGAGCTAAACGGCGACTTTGATTTTGAGTCGTTTGGTTTTGGCGAAAAAGAACTCACGCAGCTTCTTGAAGAAGGAGGCGGCATTCAGCAAGGGTTAACGGATCCGGATGAAATACCTGAGCCACCTGATGAAGCTGTGACACAATCTGGCGATATCTGGCAACTTGGCGACCACAGACTTATGTGCGGCGATAGCGGGTCGGAGTCAGATCTAGGCAGGCTTTTGGATGGGCAGGTGATTGATCTTGTTCTGAGCGACCCCCCTTACAACGTAAAGGTGGAGCCGCGCAGCAACAACGCCATTGCGGCTGGTTTGTCGAGTTTTCCCGCCAGCGGTGGTGGGCACCATCAGAAGTTGGATGTCCAGCGTCATCCGGAAAAAGCTAACGCGACGCACAAAAAGCTACGTGCCAAAGATAGGCCGCTGGAGAACGACTTCATCAGTGATGACGAATTTGATCAGCTGCTTCTCGATTGGTTTGGCAATGCATCGCGCGTTCTCAAGTCAGGCGGAAGTTTTTACATCTGGGGCGGGTACGCGAACCTCGGCAACTATCCCAAGCCGCTGGTTGAATCGGGACTGTACTTCAGTCAGGCAGTTGTATGGGACAAGCAGCATCCGGTACTGACACGCAAGGACATGATGGGATCGTTTGAGCTTTGCTTTTATGGCTGGAAGGTTGGCGCGGGACATAGTTTTTACGGTCCTAACAACGCGACGGACTTGTGGCACGTGAAGAAGGTGAGTCCGCAGTCGATGGTACATCTGACTGAGAAGCCAGTGGAATTGGCGGTGCGTGCGATTCAGTATTCATCAAAGCGAGGTGAGAACGTGCTGGACTTGTTTGGCGGTTCAGGCAGTACGCTGATTGGATGTGAACAGACTGAGCGAAAGGCATATCTGATGGAATTTGATCCGCTGTACTGTGATGTGATCGTGAAGCGTTGGGAGATGTTTACGGGGAAGAAAGCGGTGAGGCTTGAACGAATGGCAGGTCAATAG
- a CDS encoding terminase gpA endonuclease subunit — translation MNLRKLKPAELLRVINSTRFGNVLSESQLRRHRNMAGYTIGDVRSIDLLRYAAWLTLQYSQEIKQSGGYEQHKKRMAEQAAEMVRSAQDIGVLPEVADPERKKNATESFRGLCETYFPEVFYLPWSADHEKVISKIEKAVTSGGLFAVAMPRGSGKTVLMQMACLWAALTGATPFVCLIAASADRAKDLLENIKVWLETNPLLAADFPEVCYPIKALERITNRQKGQKFQGEPTRIEWAADKIVLPTIPGSKASGVVISCSGMKGSDLRGQNHARPDGQVVRPALVMVDDPQTTESAWSPSQSQRREAILAGDVLGMAGPSKKIAGLMACTVIRPGDMADNMLDRQKHPEWQGQRTKMVYKFPSNEKLWATYAQIRADSLRNDSDGSEATKFYQENQVAMDEGAVVAWPQRFYEGELSAIQHAMNLKLRDDAAFFAEYQNEPIVETEGEEMLTPEEIAKKTNGYLPGAVPIGCNHLTMFIDVQQKVLFWMICGWEDDFTGYVLDYGVWPSPDPGRHYFALANLQNTLAKAKPGAGLEGQIYHGLEQLTLQTLSRIYRREDGAEMHINRCMIDANWGQSTDVVYQFCRQSEFATILLPSHGKYVGASSTPFSEYKRKRGDRIGHHWRIPNITGRRQVRHALVDTNYWKSFVHARLSVAMGDPGCLSLYGRDTERHRLLADHMTAEYRVKTLARGRVVDEWKLKAARPDNHWLDCLVGCAVGASMMGASLPGTNAVVKQTAKRLRLSGLQHKKARQKRG, via the coding sequence ATGAACCTACGAAAATTAAAGCCCGCAGAATTGCTGCGTGTGATCAATTCGACACGTTTTGGGAATGTGCTGAGTGAATCGCAGCTTCGACGCCATCGCAACATGGCGGGCTATACCATTGGCGATGTGCGTAGTATTGATCTGCTGCGTTACGCGGCGTGGCTGACGTTGCAGTACTCACAAGAAATTAAACAAAGTGGCGGCTACGAGCAGCACAAGAAACGCATGGCAGAGCAGGCTGCTGAGATGGTACGCTCGGCGCAAGATATTGGCGTGTTGCCAGAAGTTGCTGATCCAGAACGTAAGAAGAATGCAACTGAATCGTTCAGAGGTTTATGTGAGACCTATTTCCCTGAAGTGTTTTATCTGCCGTGGTCGGCGGATCATGAGAAGGTCATCAGTAAGATTGAGAAGGCGGTCACCAGTGGCGGCCTGTTTGCGGTTGCGATGCCGCGTGGTTCGGGCAAGACTGTTTTGATGCAGATGGCGTGTTTGTGGGCAGCGTTAACTGGGGCGACACCTTTTGTGTGTTTGATTGCAGCATCAGCAGATCGAGCGAAGGACTTGCTTGAAAATATCAAAGTGTGGCTGGAAACTAATCCGCTTTTAGCGGCTGACTTTCCAGAAGTTTGTTATCCGATTAAGGCGCTGGAGCGCATCACCAATCGCCAAAAGGGACAGAAGTTTCAGGGTGAGCCGACGCGGATCGAGTGGGCGGCAGATAAGATTGTGCTCCCCACGATACCCGGCTCCAAAGCATCGGGCGTTGTGATTTCATGCTCAGGAATGAAGGGGTCAGATCTCCGCGGGCAGAACCATGCTAGGCCAGACGGGCAAGTTGTCAGACCTGCACTTGTGATGGTCGACGACCCGCAAACAACAGAGTCCGCTTGGTCACCTAGCCAATCGCAAAGACGTGAAGCAATCCTAGCGGGTGATGTCTTGGGTATGGCGGGGCCGAGTAAGAAGATCGCAGGTCTGATGGCATGTACGGTGATTCGTCCCGGCGATATGGCGGACAATATGCTTGACCGGCAAAAGCACCCTGAGTGGCAAGGGCAGCGTACCAAGATGGTTTACAAGTTCCCGAGTAACGAAAAACTCTGGGCTACCTATGCGCAAATTAGAGCGGATAGCCTGCGCAACGATAGCGATGGATCGGAAGCAACCAAGTTCTATCAAGAGAACCAAGTCGCCATGGATGAAGGCGCGGTGGTTGCTTGGCCGCAGCGGTTCTATGAAGGTGAACTGTCTGCGATTCAACACGCGATGAATTTGAAGTTGCGCGATGACGCAGCGTTCTTTGCTGAGTATCAGAACGAACCGATCGTCGAAACAGAAGGCGAAGAAATGCTAACTCCGGAGGAGATTGCGAAAAAAACGAATGGTTATCTTCCGGGGGCTGTGCCGATTGGTTGCAATCACCTGACGATGTTTATCGATGTGCAGCAAAAAGTATTGTTTTGGATGATCTGCGGATGGGAGGATGATTTTACCGGTTACGTTTTAGATTATGGTGTATGGCCATCCCCAGACCCCGGAAGACACTACTTCGCGCTCGCTAACTTGCAGAATACGCTCGCTAAAGCCAAGCCGGGCGCGGGGCTTGAAGGACAGATCTATCACGGGCTTGAGCAGCTCACATTGCAAACTTTGTCTCGCATTTACAGGCGCGAAGATGGCGCAGAGATGCATATTAATCGTTGTATGATTGATGCGAACTGGGGGCAGTCGACCGATGTGGTTTACCAGTTCTGCAGGCAAAGTGAATTCGCGACGATCCTATTGCCAAGCCATGGTAAGTATGTGGGCGCATCAAGTACGCCGTTTAGCGAATACAAACGTAAACGCGGCGACCGTATTGGACACCACTGGCGGATTCCTAATATCACCGGGCGAAGACAGGTGCGTCATGCGCTTGTTGATACGAACTACTGGAAGTCGTTTGTGCATGCGCGACTATCTGTCGCGATGGGTGATCCGGGCTGCTTGAGTTTGTATGGCAGGGATACAGAGAGGCACCGGTTACTCGCAGACCACATGACTGCTGAATACCGCGTTAAAACTTTAGCTCGCGGACGCGTGGTTGATGAATGGAAGCTAAAAGCTGCCCGGCCAGACAATCATTGGCTGGATTGCTTGGTTGGGTGTGCAGTCGGCGCGAGCATGATGGGAGCGTCATTGCCGGGTACGAATGCCGTCGTAAAACAAACAGCGAAGCGTCTGCGGTTATCTGGTTTACAACATAAAAAGGCACGTCAAAAACGAGGATAA
- a CDS encoding phage portal protein: MSPLHAWFKSKRHDAPNQSQQVRPAVIKARYDAAQTTRENMRHWVMADSCSADQSASPEVRRKLRERARYEVANNSYAKGIVLTIANDCIGTGPRLQVLTEDDQTNRKIENAFSDWSQSVNLAEKLRTMRMAKTTDGEVFAVLAANPKLDSPVQMDVQLIETERVASPQDQFNINANDVDGIQLNRLGIPESYTVLRNHSAPGAPGSFGSNIRRGFDVITADSMIHWFRMDRPDQHRGVPEITPALPLFAQLRRYTLAVIAAAETAADFAAVLYTDAPANGEAQALEPMDVIDLEKRMATVLPDGWRLGQVSAQQPTTTYAEFKREILNEIARCLNLPYNIAACNSSGYNYASGRLDHQTYYKSIRVEQADLVTSVLDPILHGWIHEGMLTTELNVLRRLKHLPHQWFFDGTEHVDPAKEANAQATRLKSCSTTLAAEYARQGKDWEIELRQRAKEKNLMRELGLTESDGSTETGHKESMQEQNDDPSASENKDASH; encoded by the coding sequence ATGAGTCCCTTGCACGCGTGGTTTAAATCCAAACGTCACGATGCGCCCAATCAATCGCAGCAAGTAAGACCGGCTGTGATCAAAGCGCGTTATGACGCAGCGCAAACCACACGTGAGAACATGCGCCATTGGGTGATGGCGGATAGCTGCTCAGCGGATCAATCGGCATCACCTGAAGTTCGCCGTAAACTCCGTGAACGTGCTCGCTACGAGGTAGCTAACAACAGCTACGCTAAGGGGATCGTACTCACTATTGCCAACGACTGCATCGGCACCGGGCCAAGACTTCAGGTTTTAACTGAAGATGATCAAACAAATCGCAAGATCGAAAACGCGTTCAGCGATTGGAGTCAATCGGTCAATCTTGCTGAAAAACTCCGCACCATGCGGATGGCTAAAACGACCGATGGTGAAGTCTTTGCTGTTTTAGCCGCCAATCCAAAGCTTGATTCGCCGGTGCAGATGGATGTTCAGCTCATCGAAACAGAACGCGTCGCCTCACCGCAAGATCAGTTCAACATAAATGCCAATGATGTTGATGGTATTCAGCTGAACCGACTCGGTATACCCGAATCATACACAGTGTTAAGAAATCACTCTGCCCCCGGAGCCCCCGGAAGTTTCGGTTCTAATATTCGTCGTGGTTTCGATGTAATCACTGCTGATTCAATGATTCACTGGTTTCGAATGGATCGACCTGATCAGCATCGTGGTGTGCCAGAGATTACGCCTGCTTTACCGCTTTTTGCGCAGCTTCGCAGATACACACTCGCGGTGATCGCAGCAGCGGAAACAGCCGCAGACTTTGCGGCGGTGCTTTACACCGATGCGCCAGCTAACGGTGAAGCCCAAGCACTTGAGCCGATGGATGTGATTGATCTTGAGAAACGCATGGCCACGGTATTGCCAGATGGTTGGCGGCTTGGACAAGTCAGTGCACAGCAGCCCACAACCACCTACGCGGAATTTAAGCGAGAGATTCTTAACGAGATCGCACGTTGCCTGAACCTGCCTTACAACATCGCAGCTTGTAACTCAAGTGGCTACAACTACGCATCAGGCCGCTTGGATCACCAGACATATTACAAATCCATTCGAGTCGAACAGGCAGATTTAGTCACCAGCGTTTTGGATCCCATTCTGCATGGATGGATACACGAAGGCATGTTAACAACTGAACTTAATGTGCTTCGGCGTTTGAAGCATTTGCCGCATCAATGGTTCTTCGACGGAACGGAGCATGTGGATCCAGCCAAGGAAGCGAACGCGCAGGCAACCCGGCTTAAGAGCTGCAGCACGACACTTGCTGCTGAGTATGCAAGGCAAGGTAAAGATTGGGAAATCGAGTTACGCCAGCGAGCCAAGGAAAAGAACTTGATGCGCGAACTGGGGCTGACAGAAAGTGACGGATCTACGGAGACAGGTCACAAGGAAAGTATGCAGGAGCAAAACGATGATCCAAGCGCAAGCGAAAACAAAGACGCAAGCCACTGA
- a CDS encoding phage major capsid protein — protein sequence MIQAQAKTKTQATELAFLCPLQIKAASGEDQSMPRFEMVAYTGGLMQVEGFDFPVVVDLEGLDISQQQIPIRLDHQARQGVGHTSTVDIQNGELVAEGLISRDTSWARDVAKSGSNGFPWQASIGASVIRSEFIPNGHQVEVNGQSFDGPIYIVREASLREISFVDSGADTKTSARVAAKKADDETAETKEDEQEETEEEETASDDVNANQTIQAMRSQIAGESRRIEAIRKICGDDHRDIEAKAIEEGWDTTKTELQVLRASRPQVPAMITTDRPRDANVFEAVAMMNAGLQASRLESLYTSQILEAADKLRGIGIQEFCELACGQQLPRFRRDASGWLQAAFSTTSLPGILSNIANKMLLEGYNYIEDTWRRICKIASVNDFKEHSRYRMTGSFKFEQVGADGELKHGQLDEQKFGQKADTHGIMFALTRQMIINDDMGAFTDIPRQIGMGAAEAIADAVWGLLLRNPPQADGHAFFSNDHKNLKTGNDSILNVDGLTAAEILFGQQIKPNGRPLGIQAALLLVPIALKVQAQLLMNSLQLNETTTANKAKPATNPHVGKFDVISSSYLSNNSFTGASSKAWYLFADPNRLPALEVAFLNGIDRPTVEKTDADFNTLGIQFRGFIDFGVREQDYRGALKMKGEA from the coding sequence ATGATCCAAGCGCAAGCGAAAACAAAGACGCAAGCCACTGAACTTGCATTCTTATGCCCATTGCAGATCAAAGCCGCGAGTGGTGAAGATCAATCCATGCCCCGCTTTGAGATGGTGGCTTACACCGGCGGGCTAATGCAGGTTGAGGGCTTTGATTTTCCAGTGGTCGTCGATCTAGAAGGACTGGATATCAGTCAGCAGCAGATCCCGATCCGGCTAGATCATCAAGCTAGGCAAGGTGTGGGGCACACCAGTACGGTTGATATTCAAAATGGCGAGCTTGTTGCTGAAGGACTGATTAGCCGCGATACTTCTTGGGCGCGAGATGTTGCTAAGAGCGGCTCAAACGGTTTTCCTTGGCAGGCCAGTATCGGTGCGTCTGTGATTCGCAGCGAGTTCATTCCAAACGGCCATCAGGTTGAAGTCAACGGCCAAAGCTTTGATGGACCCATCTATATCGTGCGCGAGGCATCGCTTCGTGAAATTTCTTTTGTTGATAGCGGCGCTGATACCAAGACCTCTGCGAGGGTAGCTGCTAAAAAGGCTGACGATGAAACGGCTGAAACGAAAGAGGATGAGCAGGAAGAAACAGAGGAAGAGGAAACAGCGTCAGATGATGTGAACGCCAATCAAACGATTCAGGCGATGCGATCGCAGATTGCAGGTGAATCGCGGCGCATTGAAGCGATCCGCAAGATCTGCGGCGATGACCACCGTGATATCGAAGCCAAGGCGATCGAAGAAGGATGGGATACCACTAAGACCGAACTGCAGGTTCTTCGGGCTAGTCGGCCGCAGGTACCAGCGATGATAACGACGGATCGGCCGCGTGATGCGAACGTGTTTGAAGCAGTTGCCATGATGAATGCGGGATTGCAAGCATCACGTCTCGAATCCTTGTACACATCGCAAATCCTTGAAGCAGCAGATAAGCTTCGCGGGATCGGCATCCAAGAATTCTGCGAGCTTGCCTGTGGTCAGCAGCTGCCACGATTTAGGCGCGATGCATCAGGTTGGTTGCAGGCAGCGTTCAGCACCACCAGCTTGCCAGGCATCTTGAGCAATATCGCCAACAAGATGCTGCTTGAAGGCTACAACTACATCGAAGATACCTGGCGGCGGATCTGCAAGATCGCCAGCGTGAATGATTTTAAAGAGCACAGCCGTTACCGCATGACCGGCAGCTTTAAGTTTGAGCAGGTAGGCGCAGATGGCGAACTCAAACACGGCCAACTCGATGAACAAAAGTTCGGCCAAAAAGCCGATACCCACGGCATCATGTTCGCACTGACCCGGCAGATGATTATAAACGACGACATGGGCGCGTTCACCGATATCCCGCGGCAGATCGGAATGGGCGCTGCTGAAGCGATTGCCGATGCGGTGTGGGGTTTACTGCTCCGCAATCCGCCGCAGGCTGACGGCCATGCATTTTTCTCAAACGACCACAAAAACCTTAAGACAGGTAACGACAGCATTCTGAATGTCGATGGCCTTACCGCTGCTGAGATTCTCTTTGGGCAGCAGATTAAACCCAACGGCAGGCCGCTCGGGATTCAAGCGGCACTCCTGCTCGTGCCTATTGCACTGAAGGTGCAGGCGCAGTTGCTCATGAACAGCTTGCAACTCAATGAAACCACAACCGCTAACAAAGCGAAGCCTGCGACCAATCCGCATGTTGGTAAGTTCGATGTAATCAGCAGTTCTTATCTTTCGAATAACAGCTTCACGGGTGCATCCAGTAAAGCATGGTATCTCTTTGCCGACCCCAATCGGCTACCCGCACTTGAAGTGGCATTCCTAAACGGCATCGACCGGCCTACGGTTGAGAAAACCGATGCGGACTTCAACACACTCGGCATTCAGTTCCGCGGATTTATCGACTTCGGTGTACGTGAGCAAGATTATCGCGGTGCATTGAAAATGAAGGGCGAGGCGTAA